A single Streptomyces sannanensis DNA region contains:
- a CDS encoding bacterial proteasome activator family protein, with product MEMPRSERSHESPQVLVVGQDGMAIGGSDDESREVPVTDMVEQPAKVMRIGSMIKQLLEEVRAAPLDEASRVRLKDIHASSVKELEDGLAPELVEELERLSLPFTDDAVPSEAELRIAQAQLVGWLEGLFHGIQTALFAQQMAARAQLEQMRRALPPGAPTDDDDDHHHHGAARSGPYL from the coding sequence ATGGAGATGCCGAGGAGTGAACGGTCGCATGAGAGCCCCCAGGTCCTCGTGGTGGGCCAGGACGGGATGGCAATCGGCGGCAGTGACGACGAGTCGCGCGAGGTGCCCGTGACGGACATGGTCGAACAGCCCGCGAAGGTCATGCGCATCGGCAGCATGATCAAGCAGCTCCTGGAGGAAGTCCGCGCGGCTCCTCTGGACGAGGCGAGCCGTGTGCGCCTCAAGGACATCCACGCGAGTTCGGTGAAGGAGCTGGAGGACGGGCTGGCACCGGAGCTCGTCGAGGAACTGGAGCGTCTCTCGCTCCCGTTCACGGACGACGCGGTGCCCTCCGAGGCGGAACTGCGCATCGCACAGGCCCAGCTGGTGGGCTGGCTGGAGGGCCTGTTCCACGGGATCCAGACGGCCCTGTTCGCCCAGCAGATGGCGGCGCGGGCCCAGCTGGAGCAGATGCGCCGCGCCCTTCCCCCGGGCGCTCCCACCGACGATGACGACGACCACCACCACCACGGCGCCGCCCGCTCCGGTCCGTACCTCTGA
- a CDS encoding Lrp/AsnC family transcriptional regulator, protein MTAEQTANGSIPAQGPRPLDAIDRDILRILQTDGRASIRSVAERVHVSRANAYARINRLVDDGVIRGFSARVNHERAGQGASAYITLKIVQNSWRTVREKLRALPGAAHIALVSGDFDVLLLVHTPDNRALRELVLTRLQSIPEVLSTRTLLVFEETDLLREE, encoded by the coding sequence ATGACAGCTGAACAAACGGCAAACGGCTCGATCCCTGCCCAGGGGCCGCGCCCGCTGGACGCCATCGACCGCGACATCCTGCGCATCCTGCAGACGGACGGGCGCGCGTCCATCCGCTCCGTCGCGGAACGCGTCCATGTGTCGCGCGCGAACGCCTACGCGCGTATCAACCGGCTCGTCGACGACGGCGTGATCCGCGGCTTCAGCGCCCGCGTGAACCACGAGCGCGCCGGGCAGGGCGCGTCCGCGTACATCACGCTCAAGATCGTTCAAAACTCCTGGCGCACCGTCCGCGAAAAGCTCCGGGCTCTGCCGGGAGCCGCCCACATCGCCCTGGTCAGCGGCGACTTCGACGTACTTCTGCTCGTGCACACCCCCGACAACAGGGCATTGCGCGAGCTGGTCCTGACCCGGCTCCAGTCGATACCCGAAGTGCTCAGCACGCGCACCCTGCTCGTCTTCGAGGAGACAGACCTGCTGCGCGAGGAGTGA
- a CDS encoding potassium channel family protein, protein MARQAGETHHARVHLPRRAVQSPLRQVGRRLLMALGVLILTVLIVYADRGGYHDNADETVDFLDSFYYATVTLSTTGYGDIVPYSDSARLANVLLVTPLRVLFLIILVGTTLEVLTERTREEWRLNRWRATVRDHTVVVGFGTKGRSAIQTLLATGLKKDKVVVVDPNPQVAEAATAEGFVAVTGDATRSDVLLRAEVQRARQIVITPQRDDTAVLVALTARQLNRGAKIVAAVREEENAPLLRQSGADAVITSSSAAGRLLGLSVLSPTAGTVIEDLIQHGSGLDVIERPVTKSEAGRGVRETEDLVVSVLRGHRLLGYDHPEASPLQLTDRLITIVRATKAPGGGGGE, encoded by the coding sequence ATGGCCCGCCAGGCGGGCGAGACCCACCACGCCCGCGTGCATCTTCCGCGCCGTGCCGTCCAGTCCCCACTGCGTCAGGTCGGCAGGCGGCTGCTGATGGCCCTCGGGGTGCTGATACTGACCGTGCTCATCGTCTACGCCGACCGGGGCGGCTACCACGACAACGCGGACGAAACAGTCGACTTCCTCGACTCCTTCTACTACGCCACCGTCACCCTCTCCACGACGGGGTACGGCGACATCGTTCCGTACAGCGACAGCGCCAGGCTCGCCAATGTGCTGCTGGTGACGCCGCTGCGCGTGCTTTTTCTGATCATCCTGGTCGGCACGACTCTCGAAGTCCTCACCGAGCGCACCCGGGAGGAGTGGCGGCTGAACCGCTGGAGGGCCACTGTGCGTGACCACACCGTCGTTGTCGGCTTCGGAACGAAGGGGCGTTCGGCGATCCAGACGCTCCTCGCGACCGGGCTGAAGAAGGACAAGGTCGTTGTCGTCGACCCCAATCCGCAGGTCGCCGAGGCAGCCACCGCCGAGGGGTTCGTCGCGGTGACCGGTGACGCGACGCGCAGCGATGTGCTGCTGCGGGCCGAGGTGCAGCGGGCCCGCCAGATCGTCATCACCCCGCAGCGCGACGACACCGCCGTGCTGGTCGCCCTGACCGCCCGTCAGCTCAACCGCGGGGCGAAAATCGTCGCAGCGGTGCGCGAGGAGGAGAACGCGCCTCTGCTGCGGCAGTCCGGTGCCGATGCGGTGATCACGAGCTCCAGTGCGGCCGGCCGGCTGCTCGGCCTGTCCGTGCTCAGCCCCACAGCGGGCACGGTGATCGAGGACCTGATCCAGCATGGCAGCGGGCTCGACGTCATCGAACGGCCGGTGACGAAGAGCGAGGCAGGGCGTGGTGTCCGGGAGACCGAGGACCTGGTGGTGAGCGTGCTGCGCGGGCACCGGCTGCTCGGGTACGACCACCCGGAGGCGAGCCCCTTGCAGTTGACGGACCGGCTGATCACGATCGTACGGGCCACGAAAGCACCGGGGGGCGGCGGCGGAGAGTAG
- a CDS encoding protein kinase domain-containing protein: MSQDGAHGRYAGGSVAGGRYQLRDLLGEGGMASVHLAYDTALDRQVAIKTLHTELGREQSFRERFRREAQAVAKLQHTNIVSVFDTGEDALGGAVMPYIVMEYVEGLPLGSVLQSDIQQYGAMPADKALKVTADVLAALEASHEMGLVHRDIKPGNVMITKRGVVKVMDFGIARAMQSGVTSMTQTGMVVGTPQYLSPEQALGRGVDARSDLYSVGIMLFQLLTGRLPFDADSALAIAYAHVQEEPVAPSALNRSVPPALDALVARALKKNPNERFPSAAAMRDECARIASSGQTGAAPVVIGGGPVNSGAGVGSTVFPPLDQSGPYPPSTGNVQTPYQPHQPHQPGPYAPAPAAPAYGYPHQQPPQPMAATPPPYTAAPAPSGRGGRNTPVVVGAIAVALLAIGGLITALSLNGEEENGGQAGGDPTQSQTPTAEHKGPERNRTMDPEECSDPAKDYNDPTMVKAPNFVYKDIRSVKSCLQAAGWHLDPKKVPNGQWGEDVVVNQFPTAGTPIPPADTTFTLDISTGDPE; this comes from the coding sequence ATGAGCCAGGACGGCGCACACGGCCGCTACGCGGGCGGATCGGTGGCGGGTGGGCGCTATCAGCTCCGCGACCTCCTCGGCGAGGGCGGCATGGCCTCGGTGCACCTGGCCTACGACACGGCGCTGGACCGCCAGGTCGCCATCAAGACCCTCCACACCGAACTGGGACGCGAACAGTCGTTCCGCGAGCGGTTCCGGCGCGAGGCTCAAGCGGTCGCCAAGCTCCAGCACACCAACATCGTCTCGGTCTTCGACACGGGAGAAGACGCGCTCGGCGGCGCGGTCATGCCGTACATCGTCATGGAGTACGTCGAGGGCCTCCCGCTGGGGTCCGTGCTGCAGTCCGACATCCAGCAGTACGGCGCCATGCCGGCCGACAAGGCGCTGAAGGTGACGGCCGATGTACTGGCCGCGCTGGAGGCCAGCCATGAGATGGGGCTGGTCCACCGGGACATCAAGCCCGGCAATGTGATGATCACCAAGCGTGGTGTGGTCAAGGTCATGGACTTCGGCATCGCACGCGCCATGCAGTCCGGTGTGACGTCGATGACGCAGACCGGCATGGTGGTCGGCACCCCGCAGTACCTGTCGCCCGAGCAGGCGCTGGGACGCGGTGTGGACGCCCGCTCCGACCTCTACTCGGTCGGCATCATGCTCTTCCAGCTGCTCACCGGACGGCTGCCGTTCGACGCGGACTCGGCACTCGCCATCGCGTACGCGCATGTGCAGGAGGAGCCGGTCGCGCCGTCGGCCCTCAACCGCTCGGTCCCGCCGGCGCTGGACGCGCTGGTCGCACGGGCGCTGAAGAAGAACCCGAACGAGCGTTTCCCGAGCGCCGCCGCGATGCGCGACGAGTGCGCGCGGATCGCCTCCTCCGGCCAGACCGGCGCCGCCCCCGTCGTCATCGGCGGCGGCCCGGTCAACAGCGGCGCGGGCGTCGGCTCGACGGTCTTCCCGCCGCTGGACCAGTCCGGCCCGTACCCGCCGTCGACGGGCAACGTCCAGACCCCGTACCAGCCCCACCAGCCCCACCAGCCCGGCCCGTACGCCCCGGCGCCCGCTGCTCCGGCGTACGGCTACCCGCATCAGCAGCCGCCGCAGCCCATGGCCGCGACCCCGCCGCCGTACACCGCGGCCCCGGCGCCGAGCGGCCGTGGCGGCCGGAACACGCCCGTCGTCGTGGGCGCGATCGCGGTGGCCCTGCTGGCGATCGGCGGCCTGATCACCGCGCTGTCCCTGAACGGCGAAGAGGAGAACGGCGGACAGGCGGGCGGCGACCCGACCCAGAGCCAGACGCCCACGGCGGAGCACAAGGGCCCCGAGCGCAACCGCACGATGGACCCAGAAGAGTGCTCGGACCCGGCCAAGGACTACAACGACCCGACCATGGTGAAAGCCCCGAACTTCGTCTACAAGGACATCCGGTCGGTGAAGAGCTGCCTGCAAGCCGCGGGCTGGCACCTGGACCCGAAGAAGGTCCCCAACGGTCAGTGGGGAGAGGACGTCGTCGTCAACCAGTTCCCCACCGCAGGCACGCCCATCCCCCCCGCCGACACCACATTCACATTGGATATATCCACCGGCGACCCGGAGTAA
- a CDS encoding molybdopterin molybdotransferase MoeA codes for MTAQEDRELDEALALASTGSTTAATPGTATARGAMRWAEARNVASRAGRSAPGRTLRMVLGEALGHVLAEPLTALTDLPSFDTSAMDGWAVAGPGPWGLRDGGGILAGRSVSGVLADGEAVRIATGARVPPGVTAVLRTEHARTDEAKGRLRALRSVVPGQDIRPRGQECRSGDQLLPAGALVTPAVLGLAAAAGYDELLVVPRPRVEILVLGDELLAEGLPHDGMVRDALGPMAGPWLRALGAEVLATRRLVDDADALFDAVTTSEADLVVTTGGTAAGPVDHVHPVLSKAGAELLVDGVAVRPGHPMLLARLASGRHLVGLPGNPLAAVSGLLTLVEPLLSTLAGRAPVDPSITPVRERVPGHPHDTRLVPVAYRADGAVPLRYQGPAMLRGIAAADGLAVIPFGGAEPGDELGILDLPWGRPSSEGCFT; via the coding sequence GTGACCGCGCAGGAGGACCGCGAGCTGGACGAAGCCCTCGCACTGGCGTCAACGGGCTCCACGACAGCGGCAACCCCCGGCACGGCGACTGCCCGCGGGGCCATGCGCTGGGCCGAGGCCCGGAACGTCGCCTCACGGGCCGGGCGCAGCGCCCCCGGCCGCACCCTGCGGATGGTGCTCGGCGAGGCACTGGGGCATGTCCTCGCCGAGCCGCTCACCGCACTCACCGATCTGCCGTCGTTCGACACGTCAGCCATGGACGGCTGGGCCGTTGCCGGACCCGGCCCCTGGGGGCTGCGCGACGGCGGAGGAATCCTCGCCGGCCGTTCCGTGTCCGGCGTGCTCGCCGACGGCGAGGCGGTACGGATCGCCACCGGTGCCCGGGTCCCGCCGGGCGTCACCGCCGTGCTCCGTACCGAGCACGCCCGTACGGACGAGGCGAAGGGCCGGCTGCGCGCCCTCCGTTCCGTCGTTCCCGGGCAGGACATCCGGCCCCGCGGCCAGGAGTGCCGCAGCGGCGACCAGCTGTTGCCGGCCGGGGCGCTGGTGACCCCGGCGGTGCTGGGGCTCGCCGCCGCGGCCGGATACGACGAGCTCCTCGTCGTCCCCCGCCCTCGCGTCGAGATCCTGGTCCTCGGCGACGAACTGCTGGCCGAGGGTCTCCCCCACGACGGCATGGTCCGCGACGCGCTGGGCCCCATGGCCGGCCCCTGGCTGCGCGCGCTCGGCGCGGAGGTCCTGGCGACCCGTCGGCTCGTCGACGACGCCGACGCGCTGTTCGACGCGGTCACCACGTCCGAGGCCGACCTCGTCGTCACCACGGGCGGTACCGCTGCCGGTCCCGTCGACCATGTCCACCCGGTTCTGAGCAAGGCCGGCGCCGAACTGCTGGTCGACGGTGTCGCGGTACGCCCCGGGCATCCCATGCTGTTGGCCCGGCTCGCGTCCGGCCGGCACCTGGTGGGTCTGCCCGGCAACCCCCTGGCCGCCGTGTCCGGCCTGCTCACGCTCGTCGAGCCGCTGCTGAGCACGCTCGCGGGGCGAGCCCCTGTCGACCCGTCCATAACACCGGTGCGCGAACGGGTGCCCGGCCATCCGCACGACACCCGGCTGGTGCCCGTGGCGTACCGGGCGGACGGGGCCGTGCCGCTGCGCTATCAGGGCCCTGCCATGCTGCGCGGTATCGCCGCCGCGGACGGCCTCGCCGTCATCCCGTTCGGCGGGGCGGAACCTGGCGATGAGCTGGGGATCCTGGATCTTCCCTGGGGCCGGCCTTCTTCCGAGGGGTGTTTCACGTGA
- a CDS encoding NAD(P)H-quinone oxidoreductase, with protein sequence MHAITIPEPGGPEALVWAEVPDPVPGEGEVLVEVAATAVNRADVLQRQGFYDPPPGTSPYPGLECSGRIVALGPGVSGWAVGDEVCALLGGGGYAEKVAVPAGQLLPVPDGVDVVTAAGLPEVACTVWSNVFMVAHLRPGETLLVHGGASGIGTMAVQLAKAVGARVAVTAGSKEKLDRCAELGADILIDYREQDFVEEVRRATGGAGADVILDIIGAKYLDRNVKALAVSGRLAVIGLQGGVKAELNLRDLLAKRAAITATSLRARPLEEKAAIVAAVREHVWPLIAAGRVRPVVDCVLPLPDAAEAHRVLESGTHVGKVLLAAPASV encoded by the coding sequence ATGCATGCGATCACCATCCCCGAACCAGGCGGTCCCGAGGCGCTCGTATGGGCCGAGGTGCCCGATCCCGTACCGGGCGAGGGAGAGGTCCTCGTCGAGGTGGCGGCCACCGCGGTCAACCGTGCCGATGTGCTCCAGCGACAGGGCTTCTACGATCCGCCGCCCGGTACGTCCCCCTATCCGGGCCTCGAGTGCTCGGGCCGGATCGTGGCGCTGGGGCCCGGGGTGTCCGGATGGGCCGTCGGTGACGAGGTGTGCGCGCTCCTGGGCGGCGGGGGGTACGCGGAGAAGGTGGCCGTCCCGGCCGGGCAGCTGCTGCCCGTGCCGGACGGTGTCGATGTCGTCACCGCCGCGGGGCTGCCCGAGGTCGCCTGCACGGTGTGGTCCAACGTCTTCATGGTCGCCCATCTGCGGCCGGGCGAGACGCTGCTGGTGCACGGCGGCGCAAGTGGCATCGGAACGATGGCCGTTCAGCTCGCCAAGGCGGTGGGTGCCCGGGTCGCCGTCACCGCGGGCAGCAAGGAGAAGCTGGACCGCTGCGCGGAACTGGGCGCGGACATTCTCATCGACTACCGCGAGCAGGACTTCGTGGAGGAGGTGCGCCGCGCGACGGGCGGGGCCGGTGCGGACGTCATCCTCGACATCATCGGGGCGAAGTACCTCGACCGGAACGTGAAGGCGCTGGCCGTCAGCGGCCGGCTGGCGGTCATCGGCCTCCAGGGCGGGGTCAAGGCGGAGCTCAACCTGCGCGACCTGCTGGCCAAGCGGGCCGCGATCACGGCGACCTCACTGCGGGCGCGCCCGCTGGAGGAGAAGGCAGCGATCGTCGCGGCGGTCCGGGAGCATGTGTGGCCGCTGATCGCGGCGGGGCGGGTGCGGCCCGTCGTCGACTGTGTCCTGCCGCTGCCGGACGCGGCCGAGGCGCACCGCGTGCTGGAGTCCGGCACGCATGTGGGCAAGGTGCTGCTGGCGGCACCCGCGTCGGTCTGA
- the pdhA gene encoding pyruvate dehydrogenase (acetyl-transferring) E1 component subunit alpha: MTVQELPGAAYRPTPPPEWRPRTDPAPLLPDPEPYRVLGTKAAGGLDPALMRRLYAELVRGRRYNAQATALTKQGRLAVYPSTTGQEACEVAAALVLEERDWLFPSYRDTLAAVARGLDPVQALTLLRGDWHTGYDPHEHRIAPLCTPLATQLPHAVGLAHAARLKGDDVVALAMVGDGGTSEGDFHEALNFAAVWQAPVVFLVQNNGFAISVPLAKQTAAPSLAHKAVGYGMPGRLVDGNDVAAMHEVLTEAVARARRGGGPTLVEAVTYRIDAHTNADDATRYRGEAEVETWRAHDPIVLLERELTERGILDEDGIRAAAEAAESMAAALRERMNADPVLDPMDLFTHVYAEQTSQLREQAAQLRAELEAEGEAR, from the coding sequence ATGACGGTCCAAGAGCTGCCTGGTGCCGCCTACCGGCCCACGCCGCCCCCCGAGTGGAGGCCCCGCACCGACCCCGCACCGCTGCTCCCGGACCCCGAGCCATACCGCGTGCTCGGCACCAAGGCCGCCGGAGGTCTCGACCCCGCCCTGATGCGACGGCTGTACGCCGAGCTGGTGCGCGGTCGGCGGTACAACGCGCAGGCCACGGCCCTGACCAAGCAGGGCAGGCTCGCGGTCTACCCCTCGACCACCGGCCAGGAGGCGTGCGAGGTCGCGGCCGCTCTGGTGCTCGAGGAGCGGGACTGGCTGTTCCCCAGTTACCGCGACACCCTGGCGGCCGTGGCGCGCGGCCTCGACCCGGTGCAGGCACTGACGTTGCTGCGCGGTGACTGGCACACCGGGTATGACCCGCACGAGCACCGCATAGCCCCGCTGTGCACCCCGCTGGCCACTCAGCTGCCCCATGCCGTGGGTCTCGCGCACGCCGCCCGGCTCAAGGGCGACGACGTGGTCGCGCTCGCCATGGTCGGCGACGGCGGCACCAGCGAGGGCGACTTCCACGAGGCGCTGAACTTCGCCGCGGTATGGCAGGCACCGGTCGTCTTCCTGGTGCAGAACAACGGCTTCGCGATCTCCGTGCCGCTGGCGAAGCAGACCGCGGCGCCCTCGCTGGCCCACAAGGCGGTGGGATACGGCATGCCGGGTCGGCTGGTCGACGGCAATGACGTGGCGGCCATGCACGAGGTGCTCACCGAGGCCGTGGCCCGCGCCCGGCGCGGCGGCGGCCCCACGCTGGTCGAGGCCGTGACGTACCGCATCGATGCGCACACCAACGCCGACGACGCGACGCGTTACCGCGGTGAGGCCGAGGTCGAGACCTGGCGTGCGCACGACCCGATCGTCCTGCTGGAGCGGGAGCTGACGGAACGAGGGATCCTCGACGAGGACGGCATCCGAGCGGCGGCGGAGGCCGCCGAGTCGATGGCCGCTGCCCTGCGCGAGCGGATGAACGCCGACCCGGTGCTCGACCCGATGGACCTCTTCACGCATGTCTACGCGGAGCAGACCTCGCAACTGAGGGAACAGGCCGCACAGTTGCGTGCCGAGCTGGAAGCCGAGGGAGAGGCACGATGA
- a CDS encoding NTP transferase domain-containing protein, whose amino-acid sequence MTAYDAVVLAGGAARRLGGADKPGVTVGGRPLLDRVLGACAGAGVTVVVGGRRPTTRPVLWTREEPPGGGPLAALSAGMRHIEAESTLVLSADLPFLGEPTVKALLDALAAGGTEGVLCTDPDGRDQPLVAVYRAEPLHREIALLAAEHGSLSGLPLRLLTQELDLVRIAPEPLSSFDCDTWEDIAAARARIREHGNVLDEWITAVKDELGIDLEVDTGVLLDLARDAAHGVARPAAPLTTFLVGYAAAKAGEGPEAVAEAARKAAALAARWAAESGEAGSS is encoded by the coding sequence ATGACCGCGTATGACGCCGTAGTACTCGCCGGGGGCGCCGCCAGAAGACTGGGCGGCGCCGACAAGCCCGGTGTGACTGTGGGTGGCCGGCCCCTCCTTGACCGGGTGCTGGGCGCATGTGCCGGCGCCGGGGTCACCGTCGTGGTGGGCGGGCGCCGGCCCACCACGCGGCCGGTGCTCTGGACCAGGGAGGAACCGCCCGGCGGCGGGCCGCTCGCCGCGCTCTCGGCCGGAATGCGGCACATAGAGGCGGAGAGCACGCTGGTGCTCTCCGCCGATCTGCCGTTCCTGGGCGAGCCGACCGTGAAGGCCCTGCTGGACGCCCTGGCGGCGGGCGGCACCGAGGGCGTGCTGTGCACCGACCCGGACGGCCGCGATCAGCCGCTGGTCGCCGTCTACCGGGCCGAACCGCTGCACCGGGAGATCGCCCTGCTCGCCGCGGAGCACGGCAGCCTCAGCGGACTGCCTCTGCGACTGCTGACGCAGGAGCTGGACCTCGTCCGGATCGCACCGGAGCCCCTGTCCTCCTTCGACTGCGACACCTGGGAGGACATCGCCGCGGCCCGTGCGCGGATCAGGGAGCATGGGAACGTGCTGGACGAATGGATCACCGCGGTCAAGGACGAGCTCGGCATCGATCTGGAGGTCGACACGGGCGTCCTGCTCGATCTTGCCCGGGACGCCGCCCACGGCGTTGCCCGGCCCGCCGCGCCGCTCACCACGTTCCTGGTCGGCTACGCGGCGGCGAAGGCCGGGGAGGGCCCGGAAGCCGTGGCGGAGGCGGCCCGCAAGGCCGCTGCCCTCGCCGCCCGCTGGGCCGCCGAGTCGGGAGAGGCCGGCTCGTCGTGA
- a CDS encoding alpha-ketoacid dehydrogenase subunit beta has protein sequence MSTLAVKPAGRAKPATMAQALQRAMRDAMAEDPSVHVMGEDVGTLGGVFRITDGLAKEFGEDRCMDTPLAEAGILGTAVGMAMYGLRPVVEMQFDAFAYPAFEQLISHVARMRNRTRGAMPLPITIRVPYGGGIGGVEHHCDSSEAYYMATPGLHVVTPATVEDAYGLLRASIASDDPVVFLEPKRLYWAKADWSPEAPAAVEPIGSAVVRRTGRSATLITYGPSVPVCLEAAEAAQAEGWDLEVVDLRSLVPFDDETVCASVRRTGRAVVVHESNGFGGPGGEIAARITERCFHHLEAPVLRVAGFDIPYPPPMLERHHLPGVDRVLDAVARLQWETEN, from the coding sequence ATGAGCACGCTCGCAGTGAAGCCGGCCGGTCGGGCCAAGCCGGCCACCATGGCGCAGGCGCTGCAGCGCGCCATGCGTGACGCCATGGCGGAGGACCCGAGCGTCCATGTGATGGGTGAGGACGTCGGCACCCTCGGCGGTGTCTTCCGGATCACCGACGGGCTCGCCAAGGAGTTCGGTGAGGACCGGTGCATGGACACCCCGCTCGCCGAGGCGGGCATTCTCGGCACGGCCGTCGGCATGGCGATGTACGGACTGCGTCCCGTCGTCGAGATGCAGTTCGACGCCTTCGCGTACCCCGCGTTCGAGCAGCTGATCAGCCATGTGGCGCGGATGCGGAACCGCACCCGGGGCGCCATGCCGCTGCCGATCACCATTCGGGTGCCGTACGGCGGCGGAATCGGTGGTGTCGAGCACCACTGCGACTCCTCCGAGGCGTACTACATGGCGACTCCGGGGCTCCATGTCGTCACGCCCGCCACCGTCGAAGACGCCTACGGGCTGCTGCGCGCCTCGATCGCCTCCGACGATCCGGTGGTCTTCCTGGAGCCGAAGCGGCTGTACTGGGCCAAGGCCGACTGGTCGCCGGAGGCTCCGGCCGCCGTCGAGCCGATCGGGAGTGCGGTGGTGCGGCGCACCGGCCGCAGCGCCACGCTCATCACCTACGGACCGTCCGTGCCGGTGTGTCTGGAGGCCGCTGAGGCCGCACAGGCCGAGGGCTGGGACCTGGAAGTCGTCGATCTGCGGTCCCTGGTGCCCTTCGACGACGAGACGGTGTGCGCCTCGGTGCGGCGCACCGGCCGCGCGGTCGTCGTGCATGAGTCGAACGGCTTCGGCGGTCCCGGCGGCGAGATAGCGGCCCGGATCACCGAGCGGTGCTTCCACCATCTGGAGGCGCCGGTGTTGAGGGTCGCCGGGTTCGACATCCCGTATCCGCCGCCGATGCTGGAGCGGCACCATCTGCCGGGCGTGGACCGGGTGCTGGACGCGGTCGCCCGGCTCCAGTGGGAGACGGAGAACTGA
- a CDS encoding dihydrolipoamide acetyltransferase family protein, whose translation MPQVLEFKLPDLGEGLTEAEIVRWLVSVGDVVAVDQPVVEVETAKAMVEVPCPYGGVVTARFGEEGTELPVGAPLLTVAVGAAEGDAVETASAPAAAAAEESEGSGNVLVGYGTGAPAARRRRVRPAGPAGTAPSAPPSSAAPVLTPQPAAPPAVVPADGPVPVISPLVRRLAREHGLNLRELAGSGPEGLILRSDVEAAIRAAEAPAAPAAPAAVAAIGERVPLKGVRGAVADKLSRSRREIPDATCWVDADATELMAARAALNAAGGPKISVLALLARICTAALARFPELNSTVDTAAREIVRLPEVHLGFAAQTERGLVVPVVRDAQARNAESLTAEFARLTELARTGKLTPAELTGGTFTLNNYGVFGVDGSTPIINHPEAAMLGVGRIVPKPWVHRGELAVRQVVQLSLTFDHRVCDGGTAGGFLRYVADCVEQPAVLLRTL comes from the coding sequence ATGCCGCAGGTACTGGAGTTCAAGCTGCCCGACCTCGGTGAGGGGCTCACCGAGGCGGAGATCGTCCGCTGGCTGGTGTCGGTGGGCGATGTCGTCGCCGTCGACCAGCCGGTGGTCGAGGTCGAGACGGCCAAGGCGATGGTCGAGGTTCCGTGCCCTTACGGGGGTGTGGTCACCGCCCGATTCGGGGAGGAAGGCACGGAACTTCCCGTCGGTGCCCCGTTGCTGACGGTGGCAGTAGGAGCGGCGGAGGGCGATGCTGTGGAGACGGCCTCCGCTCCAGCCGCCGCAGCCGCCGAGGAGTCGGAGGGCTCGGGGAACGTCCTGGTCGGGTACGGCACCGGGGCACCGGCGGCGCGCCGCCGCCGGGTCCGCCCGGCGGGCCCGGCAGGCACCGCGCCGAGCGCCCCGCCGAGCAGCGCGGCGCCGGTTCTGACACCGCAGCCGGCCGCCCCGCCCGCTGTCGTGCCGGCCGACGGGCCCGTGCCCGTCATCTCGCCGCTGGTGCGGCGGCTGGCCCGGGAGCACGGTCTGAACCTGCGGGAGCTGGCAGGGTCCGGTCCCGAGGGGCTGATCCTGCGCTCCGACGTCGAAGCCGCGATCCGGGCCGCCGAAGCCCCCGCAGCTCCCGCAGCCCCGGCAGCGGTTGCCGCCATTGGCGAGCGGGTCCCGTTGAAGGGGGTGCGCGGTGCCGTCGCCGACAAGCTCAGCCGCAGCAGGCGCGAGATCCCCGACGCCACCTGCTGGGTCGATGCCGACGCCACGGAGCTGATGGCCGCGCGCGCCGCCCTGAACGCGGCCGGCGGCCCGAAGATCTCCGTGCTCGCTCTGCTCGCCCGGATCTGCACGGCCGCGCTGGCGCGCTTCCCGGAGCTGAACTCCACCGTGGACACCGCCGCCCGGGAAATCGTGCGTCTGCCCGAGGTGCATCTCGGGTTCGCCGCACAGACCGAGCGGGGCCTGGTCGTGCCCGTCGTACGGGACGCGCAAGCGCGCAACGCGGAGTCCCTGACCGCCGAGTTCGCCCGGCTGACCGAGCTGGCGCGGACCGGGAAGCTGACCCCGGCCGAGCTGACCGGCGGCACGTTCACGCTGAACAACTACGGCGTGTTCGGGGTGGACGGCTCCACGCCGATCATCAACCACCCCGAGGCCGCGATGCTCGGCGTCGGCCGGATCGTGCCCAAGCCGTGGGTTCACCGGGGCGAGCTGGCCGTACGGCAGGTCGTCCAGCTGTCGCTGACGTTCGACCACCGGGTCTGCGACGGCGGTACGGCGGGCGGCTTCCTGCGGTACGTGGCCGACTGTGTGGAGCAGCCCGCGGTGCTGCTGCGCACCCTGTGA